A single region of the Phalacrocorax carbo chromosome 4, bPhaCar2.1, whole genome shotgun sequence genome encodes:
- the LOC135313034 gene encoding uncharacterized protein LOC135313034 isoform X2, with protein sequence MIIILLRLLLTMCFGTLATDPNNIRVIQNPAKIDLSVGDHAEIACVWEKSVVRYRISWYLVNKENITKTISSELFYVSNVTRQSMDVLVIKSASRNDTGFYYCEIIIEIPFCKKVCGNGTTVTVEEKGALLKKKDLSIWAIIPFLMSVVGSLYLCFCPCRKKQHSKLSGRHQEEQKLEVAELHGRNESTNEADEENSSCSSAEWAVSTLYESLDVFCNESEGKDDKSTATIVSSAADEQIPQN encoded by the exons ATGATCATAATTTTACTAAGACTTCTTTTGACAATGTGTTTTGGCACCTTAG CTACAGATCCCAATAATATAAGAGTCatccaaaacccagcaaaaatAGATCTATCAGTTGGAGACCATGCTGAAATAGCCTGTGTTTGGGAAAAATCTGTTGTAAGGTATAGAATAAGCTGGTATCTTGTTAATAAAGAGAACATCACCAAAACTATATCATCAGAACTTTTTTATGTTTCCAACGTCACCCGTCAAAGCATGGATGTGCTGGTGATAAAATCTGCCAGTAGAAATGACACGGGATTTTACTACTGTGAGATAATTATTGAAATACCTTTCTGTAAGAAAGTATGTGGAAATGGAACAACAGTGACTGTTGAAGAGAAAG GAGCtctcttgaaaaagaaagatttgtcAATATGGGCCATCATTCCTTTCTTAATGTCAGTGGTGGGAAGCTTGTATCTTTGCTTCTGTCCctgcagaaagaaacagcaCTCAAAACTTTCTG GAAGGCACCAGGAGGAGCAGAAGCTCGAAGTTGCAGAACTTCATGGGAGAAATGAATCCACCAATGAAGCAGATGAGGAAAACTCATCATGTAGTTCTGCTGAATGG gcTGTGTCTACACTTTATGAATCACTTGATGTTTTTTGCAATgaatcagaaggaaaagatgaCAAATCCACTGCGACAATTGTATCCAGTGCAGCAGATGAGCAAATCCCACAAAACTAG
- the LOC135313034 gene encoding uncharacterized protein LOC135313034 isoform X1, with product MIIILLRLLLTMCFGTLATDPNNIRVIQNPAKIDLSVGDHAEIACVWEKSVVRYRISWYLVNKENITKTISSELFYVSNVTRQSMDVLVIKSASRNDTGFYYCEIIIEIPFCKKVCGNGTTVTVEEKGALLKKKDLSIWAIIPFLMSVVGSLYLCFCPCRKKQHSKLSGSAQPPALAGRHQEEQKLEVAELHGRNESTNEADEENSSCSSAEWAVSTLYESLDVFCNESEGKDDKSTATIVSSAADEQIPQN from the exons ATGATCATAATTTTACTAAGACTTCTTTTGACAATGTGTTTTGGCACCTTAG CTACAGATCCCAATAATATAAGAGTCatccaaaacccagcaaaaatAGATCTATCAGTTGGAGACCATGCTGAAATAGCCTGTGTTTGGGAAAAATCTGTTGTAAGGTATAGAATAAGCTGGTATCTTGTTAATAAAGAGAACATCACCAAAACTATATCATCAGAACTTTTTTATGTTTCCAACGTCACCCGTCAAAGCATGGATGTGCTGGTGATAAAATCTGCCAGTAGAAATGACACGGGATTTTACTACTGTGAGATAATTATTGAAATACCTTTCTGTAAGAAAGTATGTGGAAATGGAACAACAGTGACTGTTGAAGAGAAAG GAGCtctcttgaaaaagaaagatttgtcAATATGGGCCATCATTCCTTTCTTAATGTCAGTGGTGGGAAGCTTGTATCTTTGCTTCTGTCCctgcagaaagaaacagcaCTCAAAACTTTCTG GTTCTGCACAACCTCCTGCGCTGGCAGGAAGGCACCAGGAGGAGCAGAAGCTCGAAGTTGCAGAACTTCATGGGAGAAATGAATCCACCAATGAAGCAGATGAGGAAAACTCATCATGTAGTTCTGCTGAATGG gcTGTGTCTACACTTTATGAATCACTTGATGTTTTTTGCAATgaatcagaaggaaaagatgaCAAATCCACTGCGACAATTGTATCCAGTGCAGCAGATGAGCAAATCCCACAAAACTAG